In Arthrobacter sp. SLBN-112, a genomic segment contains:
- a CDS encoding Rv2578c family radical SAM protein gives MRWEAQTLVPAQDATSGAAPALLPLAGLVRSVTTPEFAGITFHEVTAKSVLNRVPAGSKMPFEWTVNPYRGCSHACVYCFARKSHTYLDFDAGMDFDSQVVVKVNAAEILRKEVNKASWTRQQVALGTNTDPYQRAEGRYRLMPGIISALADSGTPLSILTKGTLLSRDIPLLKSAATQVPVGLGISLAMTDEALSEAIEPGTPGPRARLRLVSRLREAGLPCGVMAMPILPWLSDSDEALDSLFSSLAAAGATGVTAGALYLKPGTREWFMKWIAANHPELAGRYRRLYGTGSYASKEYRTWLAAKVRYFKARHGFSHSSGFSHRDLDSRDLDDPRAEEAQYPAGSIPAPAKDSAPDVSASRPSQQDALF, from the coding sequence ATGAGATGGGAAGCGCAAACACTGGTGCCCGCGCAGGACGCCACAAGCGGGGCCGCTCCGGCATTGCTGCCGCTGGCCGGCTTGGTCCGCTCCGTCACCACTCCCGAATTCGCCGGCATCACGTTCCACGAGGTCACCGCAAAATCGGTGCTCAACAGGGTCCCGGCGGGGTCGAAGATGCCTTTCGAGTGGACGGTGAATCCCTATCGCGGCTGCAGCCACGCCTGCGTGTACTGCTTCGCCAGGAAGTCCCACACGTACCTGGATTTCGACGCCGGCATGGACTTCGACAGCCAGGTGGTGGTCAAGGTCAACGCAGCGGAGATCCTTCGGAAGGAAGTGAACAAGGCGTCCTGGACGCGCCAGCAGGTGGCGCTTGGCACCAACACCGACCCCTACCAGCGGGCCGAGGGACGGTACCGTCTCATGCCGGGAATCATCTCCGCCCTGGCCGATTCCGGCACTCCCCTGTCCATCCTCACCAAGGGCACCTTGCTGTCGCGGGATATCCCCCTGCTGAAGAGTGCCGCCACGCAGGTGCCGGTGGGGCTGGGAATCTCGCTGGCCATGACCGATGAAGCCCTCTCGGAGGCCATCGAACCGGGCACCCCCGGGCCCAGGGCGCGGCTGAGACTGGTGTCCCGGCTGCGCGAGGCCGGACTGCCGTGCGGTGTGATGGCCATGCCCATCCTGCCGTGGCTTTCCGACAGTGACGAAGCCCTGGATTCGCTCTTCAGCTCCCTGGCGGCCGCCGGCGCAACGGGAGTCACTGCGGGTGCGCTGTACCTGAAACCCGGAACCAGGGAGTGGTTCATGAAGTGGATAGCGGCCAACCACCCCGAACTGGCGGGACGCTACCGGCGGCTTTACGGGACAGGGTCCTACGCCTCCAAGGAATACCGCACCTGGCTTGCCGCCAAAGTCCGGTACTTCAAGGCACGCCACGGTTTCTCCCATTCCTCCGGCTTCAGCCACCGGGACCTGGACAGCCGCGACCTGGACGATCCCCGTGCCGAGGAAGCCCAATATCCGGCCGGCAGCATTCCCGCCCCCGCCAAGGACAGCGCCCCTGACGTTTCCGCTTCCCGGCCCTCTCAACAGGACGCGCTCTTCTAG
- a CDS encoding (deoxy)nucleoside triphosphate pyrophosphohydrolase yields MTGLIQVVGGAIVDKLADPAALLVARRSAPEHLAGLWEFPGGKVEPGEEPEAALMRELSEELGIGVRLGPELPAEASDGWPLNERASMRVWFAEVSVGEPRPLEDHDELLWVDLRDREAVLGLPWIPADFPIVRALLDSVASPLGRTR; encoded by the coding sequence GTGACTGGACTGATTCAGGTTGTGGGCGGAGCCATCGTAGACAAGCTGGCGGATCCGGCGGCCCTGCTGGTGGCCAGGCGGAGTGCGCCGGAGCACCTGGCCGGGCTGTGGGAGTTCCCGGGCGGCAAGGTTGAGCCCGGCGAGGAACCCGAGGCCGCGCTGATGCGGGAACTGTCAGAGGAACTCGGGATCGGTGTCCGGCTCGGACCCGAACTGCCGGCGGAGGCTTCCGATGGCTGGCCGTTGAACGAGCGGGCAAGCATGCGGGTCTGGTTCGCGGAGGTCAGCGTCGGCGAACCGCGGCCCCTTGAAGACCATGACGAACTGCTGTGGGTGGACCTCCGGGACCGGGAAGCGGTCCTGGGCCTGCCATGGATCCCGGCGGATTTTCCGATCGTCAGGGCTTTGCTGGACTCGGTGGCATCGCCGCTTGGCAGGACCCGCTAA
- a CDS encoding MFS transporter, translating to MSSVLSQSTAAPAKTPNLGMAIFALAMGGVGIGVTEFTMMGLLREVEQGLAVTTPQAGYLISAYALGVVVGAPLLAVVGAKLPRKYLALGLLLFFTVANLSSFIAPDYGSMLVSRFAAGLPHGAFFGVAAVIAASLVPPTRRGWAISMVMAGLSISNVVGVPFATWLGQAFGWRLLFILVGCIGLLALVLVWIFVPFQKAHPDASIRRELGALKRLQVWLALLVGIVGFGGFFATYTYIAHTMTNVAGIPSSLIPVVVALYGLGMVAGNIIGGRLADKSVMGTLYRVLPAIAIALVLYAVAAHWAWSALVMVFVVGASGSMLIPALQTRLLDASPDAPSLASSLNHAALNVANALGAFLGGLVIALGWGFVAPALVGAVLAVLGFGVALLSGLLERKRPLAA from the coding sequence ATGAGCAGCGTTCTGTCCCAGTCCACGGCAGCCCCCGCCAAGACCCCGAATCTTGGCATGGCCATCTTTGCGCTGGCCATGGGCGGGGTAGGCATCGGCGTCACCGAGTTCACCATGATGGGCCTGCTGAGGGAGGTGGAGCAGGGCCTGGCGGTCACCACCCCCCAAGCCGGCTACCTGATCTCCGCCTACGCCCTGGGCGTGGTGGTCGGCGCTCCCCTGCTCGCCGTCGTCGGGGCCAAACTGCCCCGCAAGTACCTTGCGCTGGGGCTCCTGCTGTTCTTTACCGTTGCCAACCTGAGCTCGTTCATAGCCCCGGACTACGGGTCCATGCTCGTCTCAAGGTTCGCCGCAGGGCTGCCGCACGGAGCGTTCTTTGGGGTAGCCGCCGTGATTGCCGCTTCCCTGGTGCCGCCGACGCGGCGGGGCTGGGCCATCTCCATGGTGATGGCCGGCCTCAGCATTTCCAACGTCGTTGGAGTGCCCTTCGCCACCTGGCTGGGGCAGGCCTTCGGCTGGCGCCTGCTGTTCATCCTGGTGGGATGCATCGGACTGCTGGCCCTGGTGCTGGTCTGGATTTTCGTGCCCTTCCAGAAGGCACACCCGGATGCAAGCATCCGGCGCGAACTCGGTGCGCTGAAACGGCTCCAGGTATGGCTTGCGCTCCTGGTGGGGATCGTGGGGTTTGGCGGCTTCTTCGCCACCTACACGTACATCGCCCACACCATGACCAATGTGGCAGGAATTCCCTCGTCCCTGATCCCGGTGGTGGTGGCGCTCTACGGCCTGGGCATGGTGGCCGGGAACATCATCGGCGGCAGGCTGGCCGACAAATCGGTGATGGGCACCCTCTACCGGGTCCTGCCCGCCATAGCCATTGCCCTGGTGCTCTATGCTGTGGCAGCACACTGGGCATGGAGCGCCCTGGTCATGGTGTTCGTGGTGGGGGCATCCGGTTCCATGCTGATCCCCGCCCTGCAGACCCGACTGCTGGATGCCTCACCGGATGCGCCGTCGCTTGCGTCCTCGCTCAACCATGCCGCCCTCAATGTCGCCAATGCCCTCGGAGCATTCCTCGGCGGCCTCGTCATCGCCCTCGGCTGGGGCTTCGTGGCCCCGGCGCTGGTAGGCGCCGTACTCGCCGTCCTCGGCTTCGGCGTCGCGCTGCTGAGCGGCCTGCTGGAACGCAAGCGGCCGCTGGCAGCCTGA
- a CDS encoding cation diffusion facilitator family transporter: protein MAANGGTKAIVAALAANLAIAVMKFLAYLLTFSSSMLAEAIHSVADSGNQLLLLLGGKKSQRAASPEHPFGYGRERYIYAFIVSIVLFSVGGLFALYEAWQKFQHPHGIEGDFWWVPLAVLVGAIIAESYSFRTAIKESNHTRGNQSWVKFVRSAKQPELPVILLEDFGALLGLLFALTGVSLTLLTGNGVWDAAGTGMIGLLLVAIAVVLALETKSLLLGESATKEDVERIRAAIESDGGRIIHLKTLHLGPEELLVAAKIAVSRSATGEQIATAIDDCEARIRAAVPIARVIYLEPDLHRTADSGKEPSATVPGA, encoded by the coding sequence GTGGCTGCAAATGGTGGTACCAAGGCGATAGTTGCGGCTCTGGCCGCCAACCTGGCCATCGCCGTCATGAAGTTCCTGGCGTACCTGCTGACGTTCTCCTCGTCGATGCTCGCCGAGGCGATCCACAGCGTGGCCGACTCCGGAAACCAGTTGCTGCTGCTCCTTGGCGGCAAGAAGTCACAGCGTGCCGCCAGCCCGGAGCACCCCTTCGGCTATGGCCGGGAGCGCTACATCTACGCCTTCATCGTCTCTATCGTGTTGTTCAGCGTCGGCGGCCTTTTTGCCCTCTACGAGGCCTGGCAGAAGTTTCAGCATCCGCACGGCATCGAAGGCGATTTCTGGTGGGTTCCGCTGGCGGTCCTGGTGGGTGCCATCATCGCCGAGTCTTATTCCTTCCGGACCGCCATCAAGGAGTCGAACCACACGCGCGGCAACCAATCCTGGGTCAAGTTTGTGCGCAGCGCCAAGCAGCCCGAACTGCCGGTGATCCTGCTCGAGGACTTCGGTGCCCTCCTCGGCCTCCTCTTCGCGCTGACAGGCGTCAGCCTGACCCTGCTGACCGGCAACGGAGTGTGGGACGCCGCCGGCACGGGCATGATCGGCCTCCTGCTGGTGGCCATCGCCGTGGTGCTGGCCCTTGAAACGAAGTCCCTGCTGCTGGGCGAATCTGCCACGAAAGAAGACGTGGAACGGATCCGGGCTGCCATCGAATCGGACGGGGGCCGCATCATCCACCTCAAGACGCTGCACTTGGGCCCGGAAGAACTTCTGGTAGCGGCCAAGATCGCGGTCAGCCGCTCCGCCACCGGCGAGCAGATCGCCACGGCCATCGATGACTGCGAGGCGAGGATCCGGGCCGCAGTGCCCATTGCACGCGTGATTTACCTGGAGCCGGACCTGCACCGCACGGCCGACAGCGGAAAGGAACCGTCCGCAACGGTTCCGGGCGCCTGA
- a CDS encoding GlsB/YeaQ/YmgE family stress response membrane protein, with amino-acid sequence MGFLAWIILGLIVGAIVKAVMPGRVGGGWVTSLILGVVGAIVGGWIGSLLFAKGDMGFFDLGTWILAIVGGLLVAGIYGFVTGRGKATRAP; translated from the coding sequence ATGGGTTTTCTTGCTTGGATTATTTTGGGCCTGATTGTCGGGGCCATCGTTAAGGCCGTTATGCCCGGACGGGTTGGCGGCGGCTGGGTCACCAGCCTCATCCTTGGTGTTGTTGGTGCCATTGTTGGCGGCTGGATCGGCAGCCTCCTTTTCGCCAAGGGCGATATGGGCTTCTTCGACCTCGGCACGTGGATTCTCGCTATCGTCGGTGGCCTCCTTGTCGCCGGCATCTACGGATTCGTCACCGGCCGCGGAAAAGCAACCCGCGCGCCCTGA
- a CDS encoding RNA methyltransferase: MNETGRPQDFPLSNPRADRVRDVAKLAGRPARLKRGQFLAEGPQAVREALKLHQQRLAAGAPGIVTEVFASESCLDRFPEFEELAEGTSARLATDEVLAAMADTVNPQGIVAVCRFVDVSLADVIDAGPRLVAVLCQVRDPGNAGTVLRAADSAGADAVVFTTSSVDIYNPKAVRSTAGSLFHLPVVLAVDPAELAAACKSRGIGILAADGYGQLDLDVLQDESARRRLTGQGPDSVFDLAEPTAWLFGNEAQGLSEEELGLADHRVAVPVYGDAESLNLGTAATVCLYASARSQRRHGTAAEPVPAG; the protein is encoded by the coding sequence ATGAACGAAACCGGGCGCCCGCAAGATTTTCCACTCTCCAATCCCCGAGCCGATCGGGTCAGGGACGTGGCAAAGCTTGCAGGGCGCCCGGCCCGTTTAAAACGGGGCCAGTTCCTTGCAGAGGGGCCACAGGCGGTGCGCGAGGCACTCAAGCTGCACCAGCAGCGCCTTGCGGCCGGAGCCCCGGGCATCGTCACGGAAGTCTTTGCCAGCGAAAGCTGCCTGGACCGGTTTCCAGAGTTCGAGGAGCTTGCCGAAGGGACCAGCGCGCGGCTGGCCACCGATGAAGTCCTGGCGGCCATGGCGGACACGGTCAATCCGCAGGGAATCGTCGCCGTCTGCCGGTTCGTGGACGTCTCCCTGGCGGACGTGATCGACGCCGGCCCGCGCCTGGTTGCCGTGCTCTGCCAGGTCCGGGACCCCGGGAACGCTGGAACGGTATTGCGCGCAGCAGATTCCGCCGGCGCGGACGCCGTCGTTTTCACCACGTCCAGCGTTGATATCTACAACCCCAAGGCAGTCCGTTCCACCGCGGGTTCCCTGTTCCACCTGCCCGTTGTCCTGGCCGTGGACCCGGCGGAACTTGCAGCGGCCTGCAAATCCCGCGGCATCGGCATCCTGGCCGCGGATGGTTACGGACAACTGGACCTGGACGTGCTCCAGGATGAGAGCGCCCGCCGCAGGCTGACCGGGCAAGGCCCGGATTCCGTGTTCGACCTGGCGGAGCCAACCGCCTGGCTTTTCGGCAACGAGGCACAGGGATTGTCGGAGGAAGAACTGGGCCTGGCTGACCACCGGGTGGCTGTCCCGGTCTACGGCGATGCCGAGAGCCTGAACCTGGGGACCGCCGCCACCGTCTGCCTGTACGCCAGCGCCAGGTCCCAGCGCCGGCACGGGACAGCCGCGGAACCAGTCCCCGCAGGCTAA
- the rplT gene encoding 50S ribosomal protein L20, with product MARVKRAVNAHKKRRVVLERAKGYRGQRSRLYRKAKEQLLHSFVYSYGDRKKKKGDFRRLWIQRINAASRANGLTYNRLIQGLKAAEVEVDRRMLAELAVSDANAFAALVQVAKDSLPADTSAKKVAAA from the coding sequence GTGGCACGTGTGAAGAGGGCGGTCAACGCCCACAAGAAGCGCCGGGTTGTCCTTGAGCGGGCAAAGGGTTACCGCGGACAGCGTTCGCGCCTGTACCGCAAGGCCAAAGAGCAGCTGCTGCACTCGTTTGTGTACAGCTACGGTGACCGCAAGAAGAAGAAGGGCGACTTCCGCCGCCTGTGGATCCAGCGCATCAACGCTGCGTCCCGCGCCAACGGTCTCACCTACAACCGCCTGATCCAGGGCCTGAAGGCCGCTGAGGTCGAGGTTGACCGCCGCATGCTGGCCGAGCTCGCCGTATCGGACGCCAATGCGTTCGCCGCACTGGTCCAGGTGGCCAAGGACTCACTGCCGGCCGACACCTCCGCCAAGAAGGTCGCCGCAGCCTAG
- the rpmI gene encoding 50S ribosomal protein L35, producing the protein MPKMKTHSGAKKRFKLTGSGKLRRQQANRRHYLEHKSSRLTRRLAGDKIVFKGDAKVIRKMLGI; encoded by the coding sequence ATGCCGAAGATGAAGACCCACAGTGGTGCTAAGAAGCGCTTCAAGCTGACCGGCAGCGGCAAGCTGCGCCGCCAGCAGGCCAACCGCCGCCACTACCTGGAGCACAAGTCCAGCCGCCTGACCCGCCGCCTCGCCGGCGACAAGATCGTCTTCAAGGGCGACGCCAAGGTCATCCGGAAGATGCTCGGCATCTAG
- the infC gene encoding translation initiation factor IF-3, whose amino-acid sequence MRLVGPAGEQVGIVRIEDALRLAAESDLDLVEVAPQAKPPVCKLMDFGKYKYEAAVKAREARKNQTNTVLKEIRFRLKIDTHDYETKRGHALRFLGAGDKVKAMIQFRGREQQRPEMGIRLLQRFADDVAEVGVVESSPRIDGRNMVMVVGPLKNKAEAKAEARRATQRAEAKAQNDAKAAGRVDTSGTDQAPMTQSLADLLPEGFTVSTEPDTAPEETAAVEAPAAPAPEQEAAKEEAPKAAPAPKQEAPKAAAPKQEAPKQEAPKQEAPKQEAPKQEAPKAAAAAPKPATAAKPAAAAPKPAAVPAPPKPVARPAAPKPAARPASKAVPKPAGKKTN is encoded by the coding sequence GTGCGGCTGGTCGGCCCTGCAGGTGAACAGGTAGGAATCGTCCGTATTGAGGATGCCCTGCGCCTGGCTGCCGAGTCCGACCTTGATCTCGTTGAAGTTGCACCTCAGGCGAAGCCTCCGGTGTGCAAGCTGATGGACTTCGGCAAGTACAAGTACGAGGCCGCGGTCAAGGCGCGTGAGGCCCGGAAGAACCAGACGAACACCGTTCTGAAGGAAATCCGCTTCCGCCTCAAGATCGACACCCACGACTACGAGACCAAGCGGGGCCACGCCCTTCGCTTCCTCGGCGCCGGGGACAAGGTCAAGGCCATGATCCAGTTCCGTGGCCGTGAGCAGCAGCGCCCGGAGATGGGCATCCGACTGCTCCAGCGCTTCGCGGACGACGTCGCCGAAGTTGGCGTGGTGGAGTCCAGCCCCCGCATCGATGGCCGGAACATGGTCATGGTTGTAGGTCCGCTGAAGAACAAGGCCGAGGCCAAGGCTGAAGCCCGCCGCGCCACCCAGCGCGCCGAGGCGAAGGCACAGAACGACGCCAAGGCGGCCGGCCGCGTGGACACATCCGGCACGGACCAGGCGCCCATGACCCAGTCACTGGCCGACCTCCTCCCGGAAGGGTTCACCGTTTCCACGGAACCGGACACGGCTCCGGAGGAAACTGCCGCCGTCGAGGCGCCTGCCGCACCGGCTCCCGAGCAGGAAGCTGCCAAGGAGGAAGCACCCAAGGCTGCCCCGGCTCCCAAGCAGGAGGCGCCCAAGGCTGCCGCCCCCAAGCAGGAAGCTCCCAAGCAGGAAGCTCCGAAGCAGGAGGCTCCGAAGCAGGAGGCTCCGAAGCAGGAGGCTCCGAAGGCTGCTGCTGCAGCGCCCAAGCCCGCAACTGCCGCCAAGCCGGCGGCAGCGGCGCCGAAGCCCGCTGCCGTGCCTGCACCGCCGAAGCCGGTGGCCAGGCCTGCTGCACCGAAGCCTGCCGCCCGCCCTGCCTCCAAGGCAGTGCCCAAGCCGGCGGGTAAGAAGACCAACTAG
- a CDS encoding DUF1844 domain-containing protein: MSTSDSNSYVFEPADAGTDVSQQIRDISEVPAIEVITTAAVHLMSAAAVKLGLAAEDNAAELKDLDEARKLITALAGLVTAAAPEIGSQHAGPLRNGLRSLQLAFREESLIPDAPGKGPGEKYTGAVN; encoded by the coding sequence ATGAGCACCTCAGACAGTAATTCGTACGTTTTCGAGCCCGCTGACGCAGGCACGGACGTTTCACAGCAGATCCGCGACATCTCGGAGGTCCCCGCCATCGAGGTCATCACCACGGCCGCCGTGCACCTCATGAGCGCCGCCGCCGTGAAGCTGGGCCTCGCGGCGGAAGACAACGCCGCCGAACTCAAGGACCTGGACGAGGCCCGGAAACTGATCACCGCCCTTGCAGGCCTGGTTACCGCGGCCGCCCCGGAAATCGGCTCGCAGCACGCCGGACCGTTGCGCAATGGCCTCCGGTCCCTCCAGCTTGCCTTCCGTGAGGAGTCGCTGATTCCGGATGCTCCGGGCAAGGGCCCGGGCGAAAAGTACACCGGGGCCGTGAACTAG
- a CDS encoding MFS transporter: MNFALYRELLAVRPIRRLLLVGMVARIPHSAAGVLLTLHIVLTLGQGYAAAGAAAAVMTIGIALGAPWRGRRVDTVGLRTALIPSVISESIIWSVVPHVSYQWLLPLVFVGGLLTLPIFSVVRQSLGVLADGDQRRTAFALDAITTEMVFMIGPAAGAVVATSGFTTAGLTVVGIATSLAGLFLMWFNPPTRSQAQTVECVEDVQRAAEAAVLSTAPAHVQEAAAELAPAGAAAPQESLGGRPAGGFSWFTATVAALFAVAAGAGMVLSGTDVGIVAVLERGGHQSEIGIVFVFWCAASVVGGVIYGAMHRPVPPVILLLGMAALTLPMALAHDTWMLAFVSLLPGLLCAPVLSAASEKVADLVPEERRGEAMGWYGSALTAGVALGSPLAGIFIDLMGPSGGFVSVGTAGVVLCLVGLALQRRRRGMAARTTAP, translated from the coding sequence GTGAATTTCGCTCTCTACCGGGAGTTGCTTGCCGTCCGGCCAATCCGCCGGCTGCTGCTGGTGGGCATGGTCGCCCGTATCCCGCACTCGGCCGCCGGAGTCCTGCTCACGCTTCACATCGTCCTGACGCTGGGCCAGGGCTACGCCGCGGCCGGCGCTGCCGCGGCGGTGATGACTATTGGCATTGCCCTTGGCGCGCCCTGGCGTGGCCGGCGCGTTGACACCGTGGGCCTGCGGACGGCACTGATTCCGTCCGTGATCTCGGAATCAATCATCTGGTCCGTCGTGCCGCACGTCTCCTACCAGTGGCTGCTTCCGCTGGTCTTCGTCGGTGGCCTGCTCACGCTGCCCATCTTCAGCGTCGTCCGGCAATCCCTGGGCGTCCTGGCAGACGGTGACCAGCGCCGCACGGCCTTTGCCCTGGACGCCATCACCACTGAGATGGTGTTCATGATCGGCCCGGCGGCGGGCGCCGTCGTGGCCACCAGCGGGTTCACCACCGCGGGCCTGACCGTGGTGGGCATAGCGACGTCGTTGGCCGGATTGTTCCTCATGTGGTTCAACCCGCCCACCCGAAGCCAGGCCCAAACCGTTGAGTGCGTGGAAGATGTGCAGCGTGCTGCGGAAGCGGCCGTACTGTCCACAGCCCCGGCCCATGTCCAGGAAGCCGCAGCGGAACTGGCGCCCGCGGGCGCGGCTGCGCCGCAGGAGAGCCTGGGCGGGAGGCCGGCGGGCGGCTTCTCCTGGTTCACCGCCACCGTGGCGGCACTCTTTGCCGTCGCCGCGGGCGCCGGAATGGTCCTCAGCGGCACGGACGTTGGCATCGTCGCCGTCCTCGAGCGCGGCGGACACCAGAGTGAAATCGGCATCGTCTTCGTCTTCTGGTGCGCGGCCTCCGTGGTGGGCGGTGTCATCTACGGCGCCATGCACCGGCCCGTCCCGCCCGTCATCCTGCTGCTGGGCATGGCGGCCCTGACGCTGCCCATGGCCCTCGCCCACGACACCTGGATGCTGGCTTTCGTCTCCCTCCTGCCCGGCCTGCTGTGCGCTCCCGTGCTCTCGGCGGCCTCCGAAAAGGTGGCGGACCTTGTCCCGGAGGAGCGGCGCGGGGAGGCGATGGGCTGGTACGGCTCGGCCCTCACGGCCGGTGTTGCCCTCGGTTCGCCGCTCGCGGGTATCTTCATCGACCTGATGGGCCCCTCCGGCGGCTTCGTGTCCGTCGGCACCGCGGGCGTTGTGCTGTGCCTGGTGGGCCTGGCCCTCCAGCGGCGCCGGCGCGGGATGGCCGCCCGTACCACTGCTCCGTAG
- a CDS encoding SseB family protein, whose translation MSNAEEQGRPAARQLPGHIAAALAGAGGAGDSAGQPWAGRSLAGEDAKIHNFEDDDGTADAGYLAAVAALRQGSGGEAGVVSALATARVFIPIVAQLAEEAETEHGLHADKQADMALVTLKAADGRTALPAFTSAAALSAWHPEARPVAVYAARAALSAVAEGAELLVLDPGADLTFVVRRPAVWALAKQHDWIPSYEDRELAGELGRAASGFPAVRGIELLPGSGVAAGAADGTVVPGGGAGPELQVVLYLEDGLDAAGVQELVAGLQAEWSRNVLFGERVDSLEIKLRRAPD comes from the coding sequence ATGTCCAACGCCGAGGAGCAGGGACGTCCCGCAGCCCGTCAACTGCCAGGTCATATCGCCGCAGCCCTCGCAGGGGCAGGCGGGGCCGGGGATTCCGCGGGCCAGCCTTGGGCCGGGCGCAGCCTTGCCGGTGAGGACGCCAAAATCCACAACTTCGAGGACGACGACGGCACAGCCGACGCCGGCTACCTCGCCGCCGTTGCCGCGCTCCGGCAGGGGAGCGGCGGCGAAGCCGGCGTGGTATCCGCCCTGGCGACGGCCCGGGTGTTCATCCCCATCGTGGCGCAGTTGGCCGAAGAGGCGGAAACGGAGCACGGGCTGCACGCCGACAAGCAGGCGGACATGGCCCTGGTCACGCTGAAGGCCGCCGACGGCCGGACCGCGCTCCCGGCGTTCACCTCGGCAGCCGCGCTGTCAGCCTGGCACCCCGAGGCCCGGCCGGTTGCGGTGTACGCGGCCCGGGCCGCGCTCTCTGCCGTCGCGGAGGGCGCCGAACTCCTGGTGCTGGACCCCGGGGCCGACCTCACATTCGTGGTCCGCCGCCCGGCCGTCTGGGCCCTGGCCAAGCAGCATGACTGGATCCCCTCCTACGAGGACCGTGAGCTGGCCGGCGAACTGGGCCGTGCCGCCTCCGGGTTCCCCGCGGTCCGCGGCATCGAACTCCTGCCCGGCAGCGGAGTGGCCGCCGGCGCTGCCGACGGCACGGTGGTTCCCGGCGGCGGCGCCGGACCCGAACTCCAGGTGGTGCTCTACCTTGAGGACGGCCTGGACGCGGCAGGGGTCCAGGAACTGGTGGCCGGCCTGCAGGCGGAGTGGTCCCGGAATGTATTGTTTGGGGAGCGCGTCGATTCCCTGGAAATTAAACTCAGGCGCGCTCCCGACTAA
- the priA gene encoding bifunctional 1-(5-phosphoribosyl)-5-((5-phosphoribosylamino)methylideneamino)imidazole-4-carboxamide isomerase/phosphoribosylanthranilate isomerase PriA — translation MTTAHDLPVLELLPAVDVVNGQAVRLVQGEAGSETSYGTPLDAALNWQQQGAEWVHLVDLDAAFGRGSNSDLLRDVVGRLDIKVELSGGLRDDETLEAALDLGVARVNLGTAALENPEWTRRAIERFGDKIAVGLDVRGTTLAGRGWTKEGGDLWEVLGRLEEAGCSRYVVTDVTKDGTLQGPNVELLRQMVEKTGKPVVASGGISSLDDLKVLRSLVPLGVEGAIVGKALYAGAFTLPEALDVAGRR, via the coding sequence ATGACCACCGCACATGACCTGCCGGTCCTTGAACTGCTGCCAGCCGTCGACGTCGTCAACGGCCAGGCCGTCCGGCTGGTCCAGGGCGAGGCCGGCAGCGAGACCAGCTACGGGACGCCCCTTGACGCGGCGCTGAATTGGCAGCAGCAAGGCGCCGAATGGGTACACCTGGTGGACCTGGATGCAGCCTTCGGGCGTGGCTCCAACTCGGACCTGCTCCGCGACGTCGTAGGCCGGCTGGACATCAAGGTGGAGCTCTCCGGCGGACTTCGCGACGACGAGACCCTCGAAGCGGCCCTGGACCTGGGCGTTGCCCGGGTCAACCTGGGCACCGCTGCGCTGGAAAATCCGGAGTGGACCCGCCGGGCCATCGAGCGTTTTGGCGACAAAATCGCCGTCGGACTGGACGTCCGTGGAACCACGCTGGCCGGCCGCGGCTGGACCAAGGAAGGCGGGGACCTCTGGGAGGTGCTGGGGCGCCTCGAGGAGGCCGGCTGCTCCCGCTACGTGGTGACCGACGTGACCAAGGACGGCACCCTGCAGGGACCCAACGTTGAACTCCTGCGCCAGATGGTGGAGAAGACCGGCAAGCCCGTGGTCGCCTCCGGCGGCATCTCCAGCCTCGATGACCTGAAAGTCCTCCGCTCCCTGGTGCCGCTGGGCGTGGAAGGTGCCATCGTGGGCAAAGCCCTGTACGCCGGAGCATTCACGCTGCCCGAAGCCCTCGACGTCGCCGGCCGTCGCTAG